The following are encoded together in the Streptomyces rapamycinicus NRRL 5491 genome:
- a CDS encoding chitinase, giving the protein MPIRRALVATAATAAAGISALALPPSAADAASGAARDSSSAQAQAAGFVVSRAQYQRMFPNKNAFYTYDALVSAMNRFPAFAKTGTDTVKKQEAAAFLANVGHETGGLRHIVEQDTSNYPKYCDTTRPYGCPAGKAAYFGRGPIQLSWNFNYKAAGDALGVNLLNKPGLVRTDAAISWKTALWYWTTQSGPGSMPAHKAMTTGAGFGQTIRAINGAKECNGANPAQMQDRVNLYKKFTSLLGVAPGANLTC; this is encoded by the coding sequence ATGCCCATAAGACGTGCCCTCGTGGCCACGGCCGCGACGGCGGCGGCCGGAATATCGGCGCTCGCGCTTCCTCCTTCGGCCGCTGACGCGGCCTCCGGCGCGGCGCGGGACTCGTCGTCGGCCCAGGCGCAGGCCGCCGGCTTCGTGGTGAGCCGGGCCCAGTACCAGCGGATGTTCCCGAACAAGAACGCGTTTTACACGTATGACGCGCTGGTCAGCGCGATGAACCGGTTCCCCGCCTTCGCCAAGACCGGTACGGATACGGTCAAGAAGCAGGAGGCGGCGGCCTTTCTGGCCAACGTCGGCCATGAGACCGGTGGCCTCCGCCACATCGTGGAGCAGGACACCTCCAACTACCCGAAGTACTGCGACACGACGCGCCCCTACGGATGTCCGGCGGGGAAGGCCGCGTACTTCGGACGCGGGCCGATCCAGCTCAGCTGGAACTTCAACTACAAGGCGGCGGGCGACGCGCTGGGCGTCAATCTGCTCAACAAGCCGGGCCTGGTGCGGACGGACGCCGCCATCTCCTGGAAGACCGCGCTCTGGTACTGGACCACCCAGTCCGGGCCCGGCTCCATGCCCGCACACAAGGCCATGACCACCGGCGCCGGATTCGGGCAGACCATACGTGCCATCAATGGCGCGAAGGAGTGCAACGGGGCCAACCCGGCGCAGATGCAGGACCGGGTCAACCTCTACAAGAAGTTCACCAGCCTCCTCGGCGTCGCGCCGGGCGCCAATCTGACCTGCTGA
- a CDS encoding thaumatin family protein, translating to MRRILIGLATAALVVLAALLPTAGTSAATSVALPTGNAPAAAKATLAANHTVTFVNHTGRKVWIGSAVNADGSKQFAKLPILEPGRSASVTVPENADPGHWRGKFFARLGCTGASGSTFHCKVGDCGKFADRCELGEQPVSLAEFNFDTKDTLAPWYNVSYVNAFSNPITIAPNNPAGGGGCGTQGCTQNLLPFCPAANLTRWPDGTPMLCTNPNRDVKTPYSNAIASRCPKAYAYSKQDQEPGNQVMQNCGKCSGFTVTFNAGS from the coding sequence ATGCGCAGAATTCTGATCGGCCTGGCCACCGCGGCACTGGTGGTGCTGGCGGCCCTGCTGCCGACCGCGGGGACGAGCGCGGCCACGAGCGTGGCGCTGCCGACCGGCAACGCACCCGCCGCGGCCAAGGCGACACTCGCCGCCAACCACACGGTCACCTTCGTCAATCACACCGGACGGAAGGTGTGGATCGGCAGCGCCGTCAATGCCGATGGCTCGAAGCAATTCGCCAAACTGCCCATCCTGGAACCCGGTCGGTCGGCGTCGGTGACGGTCCCCGAGAACGCCGACCCCGGCCACTGGCGTGGAAAGTTCTTCGCCCGCCTGGGATGCACCGGCGCCTCGGGCAGCACCTTCCACTGCAAGGTGGGGGACTGCGGCAAGTTCGCCGACCGCTGTGAGCTGGGCGAGCAGCCCGTCAGCCTGGCCGAGTTCAATTTCGACACCAAGGACACGCTCGCTCCCTGGTACAACGTGAGCTACGTCAACGCGTTCTCCAACCCCATCACGATCGCCCCCAACAACCCCGCCGGTGGCGGAGGTTGCGGCACCCAGGGCTGCACTCAGAACCTGCTGCCGTTCTGCCCGGCCGCCAACCTCACCCGCTGGCCGGACGGCACGCCGATGCTGTGCACCAACCCCAACCGGGACGTGAAGACGCCGTACAGCAACGCGATCGCCTCACGGTGCCCCAAGGCGTACGCCTACTCCAAGCAGGACCAGGAGCCCGGCAACCAGGTGATGCAGAACTGCGGTAAGTGCAGTGGCTTCACCGTGACCTTCAACGCGGGGTCGTGA
- a CDS encoding septal ring lytic transglycosylase RlpA family protein, whose protein sequence is MRKATLIGRLAVGAAALTAVVTVAPTSTAATSDTPPPGQNCWATHYGYIPPGAYTASGELFDNNANTVATSLSRSPQLPFGTKVKVTNVANGKSLVVRVNDRGTFGWTPSVPKCLDLTDGAYSRLGGVLNPDSGHIVVKEKIVR, encoded by the coding sequence ATGCGCAAGGCAACGCTGATCGGCCGACTGGCGGTCGGAGCCGCCGCACTGACCGCCGTAGTGACCGTCGCCCCGACGAGCACCGCGGCCACCAGCGACACCCCGCCGCCCGGGCAGAACTGCTGGGCCACGCACTACGGGTACATACCGCCCGGTGCCTACACCGCCAGCGGCGAACTCTTCGACAACAACGCGAACACCGTCGCCACCTCCCTCAGCCGCAGCCCGCAGCTGCCGTTCGGCACCAAGGTGAAGGTCACCAACGTGGCCAACGGCAAGTCACTGGTCGTGCGCGTCAACGACCGCGGCACCTTCGGCTGGACGCCGTCCGTGCCCAAGTGTCTGGACCTGACCGACGGCGCCTACTCCCGGCTCGGCGGAGTCCTCAATCCCGACTCGGGCCACATCGTGGTCAAGGAAAAAATCGTGAGGTGA
- a CDS encoding cytochrome ubiquinol oxidase subunit I, with protein MPAVDQHPWPQAAAAVRDWLAGPATSGDLAAARAQMGFSLAWHIVVACLGVGLPLLTLIAEWWGVRTGDPSYRLLARRWARAMGVLFAVGAVSGTILSFEMGLLWPGLMGRYGQVIGLPFAIEGIAFFIEAIFLGIYLYAWDRLPPRVHMLTAIPIIIAGVASAFFVVCANAWMNQPRGFTVRHGRVVGVDPLAAMFNPASPPQTVHMILAALMVASFLTASVYAVSLLRGRTDRYHRAGFFIPFVLGAVVSPVQLVVGDWIARFVADYQPVKLAAMEGVLTTSSHVPLTVGGIAGDHGIKGGLEIPNGLSLLVGFSPSTVVEGLNQVPPAQRPPITGTHLAFDLMVLGGLFLIGLGVWLLLAWWRTRRRGESDPLARRGTRLFLWLASFSGLAAVVSLECGWVVTEEGRQPWVVQGVLSVRDAVNPAPGLMTGLWLVLVVYAAMTVATVYVLRRLAGERPVPVAPQEADVTGYPVV; from the coding sequence GTGCCCGCTGTCGACCAGCACCCGTGGCCGCAGGCCGCGGCCGCGGTGAGGGACTGGCTGGCGGGCCCGGCCACGTCCGGCGATCTGGCCGCGGCCCGCGCCCAGATGGGCTTCTCGCTCGCCTGGCACATCGTGGTGGCCTGTCTGGGCGTGGGGCTTCCGCTGCTCACCCTGATCGCCGAATGGTGGGGGGTGCGCACCGGCGACCCCTCGTACCGGCTGCTCGCCCGGCGCTGGGCGCGGGCCATGGGGGTGCTGTTCGCCGTGGGCGCGGTCTCCGGCACCATCCTCAGCTTCGAGATGGGGTTGCTGTGGCCGGGGCTGATGGGCCGCTACGGCCAGGTCATCGGGCTGCCGTTCGCCATCGAGGGCATCGCCTTCTTCATCGAGGCCATCTTCCTCGGCATCTACCTCTACGCATGGGACCGGCTGCCGCCGCGCGTCCATATGCTCACCGCGATCCCCATCATCATCGCCGGTGTGGCCTCGGCGTTCTTCGTGGTGTGCGCCAACGCGTGGATGAACCAGCCGCGTGGCTTCACCGTCCGCCACGGCAGGGTCGTGGGCGTCGATCCGCTGGCCGCGATGTTCAACCCGGCCAGTCCGCCGCAGACCGTCCATATGATCCTCGCCGCGCTGATGGTGGCGTCCTTCCTGACCGCGAGCGTGTACGCGGTCTCCCTGCTGCGCGGCCGCACCGACCGCTACCACCGCGCGGGGTTCTTCATCCCGTTCGTCCTCGGCGCCGTCGTCTCACCCGTCCAGCTCGTGGTGGGCGACTGGATCGCCCGCTTCGTGGCCGACTACCAGCCGGTCAAGCTCGCCGCCATGGAGGGTGTCCTCACCACCTCCAGCCATGTGCCGCTCACCGTGGGCGGTATCGCGGGCGACCACGGCATCAAGGGCGGTCTGGAGATCCCCAACGGTCTGTCGCTGCTGGTCGGCTTCAGTCCCAGCACGGTCGTCGAGGGTCTGAACCAGGTGCCTCCCGCCCAGCGGCCCCCGATCACGGGCACCCATCTGGCGTTCGACCTGATGGTGCTCGGCGGGCTGTTCCTGATCGGGCTCGGGGTCTGGCTGCTGCTGGCCTGGTGGCGCACCCGGCGCCGGGGCGAGAGCGACCCGCTGGCCCGCCGCGGCACACGCCTCTTCCTGTGGCTGGCCTCCTTCAGCGGTCTGGCGGCGGTCGTGTCGCTGGAGTGCGGCTGGGTGGTCACCGAGGAGGGTCGTCAGCCGTGGGTGGTGCAGGGGGTCCTCAGCGTCCGGGACGCGGTGAATCCCGCCCCCGGCCTCATGACCGGGCTGTGGCTGGTGCTCGTGGTGTACGCCGCGATGACGGTGGCCACCGTCTACGTCCTGCGCCGGCTCGCGGGCGAGCGCCCGGTCCCGGTGGCCCCGCAGGAAGCCGATGTGACCGGCTATCCGGTCGTGTGA
- a CDS encoding glycoside hydrolase family protein: MRLLAVLLAVVTLLTAGSQTGAGASTAAVKKKGVSAWKFNGVTAAMSDAKVGWFYTWASGKQQIQAPAGVEFVPMIWGPGSVTDAELNQAKSQGTTLLGFNEPDMAGQANMTVAKALDLWPRLQSTGMRLGAPAVAYGGDVAGGWLDRFMKGAADRDYKVDFIPLHWYGADFDATRATEQLRGYLQATHNRYNKPIWLTEYALIDFSTGTPRYPTPAQQAAFVKKSTAMLQGLSFVQRYAWFTLSADRGGTGLYNGATPNQIGTAYRAAG, translated from the coding sequence ATGCGACTTCTCGCCGTACTGCTGGCGGTGGTGACCCTGCTGACCGCGGGAAGCCAGACGGGCGCCGGCGCGTCCACGGCCGCGGTGAAGAAGAAGGGCGTCAGCGCCTGGAAGTTCAACGGGGTCACGGCGGCGATGTCCGATGCCAAGGTCGGCTGGTTCTACACCTGGGCCTCGGGCAAACAGCAGATCCAGGCTCCGGCCGGGGTCGAATTCGTGCCCATGATCTGGGGTCCCGGCTCGGTGACCGACGCCGAACTCAACCAGGCCAAGAGTCAGGGCACGACCCTGCTCGGCTTCAACGAACCGGACATGGCGGGCCAGGCCAATATGACCGTCGCCAAGGCGCTCGATCTGTGGCCCCGGCTCCAGTCGACCGGTATGCGGCTCGGCGCGCCCGCGGTGGCCTACGGCGGCGATGTCGCCGGGGGCTGGCTCGACCGCTTCATGAAGGGCGCCGCCGACCGCGACTACAAGGTGGATTTCATCCCCCTGCACTGGTACGGCGCCGACTTCGACGCCACCCGCGCGACCGAACAGCTGCGCGGTTATCTCCAGGCCACCCACAACCGCTACAACAAGCCGATCTGGCTCACCGAATACGCGCTGATCGACTTCTCGACCGGTACCCCGAGGTATCCGACCCCGGCCCAGCAGGCCGCGTTCGTGAAGAAGTCCACCGCCATGCTGCAAGGCCTGTCCTTCGTCCAGCGGTACGCGTGGTTCACGCTCTCCGCGGACCGCGGCGGCACCGGTCTCTACAACGGCGCGACGCCAAACCAGATCGGCACCGCCTACCGCGCGGCCGGCTGA
- a CDS encoding ABC transporter permease, translating to MFRTALRTLRSHRLRFAMPALAVVLGVAFVTGSLLYGDSVRAAVNRARSNSQPDASVSITADPAAPHRLDDTLLRRLRALPSAAAARGVVEGRSFLVGSDGTLVGDLNQAAGVNYVPDGSGKDIRYPLAGGRGPRGAAEIAVDRRTAERAGYRVGARVRIVVAGTALDARLVGVFTAHDSRVDSGGTLTAFDTATAQRHFAPAPKGYSAITLTAAEGTSDAQLAQRAQTSLPSGLRAVTRAELESGAAPAGDADKLTTLLLSFAGIALFVSTFLVANTFTMLSAARAREHALLRAIGATTNYVMRMVLTEAAVVGTAASAIGYGLGVGVAHLLGGLFDAAGAGNATVPALSAEPLLAAFAVGIGVTVLAAYLPARRAAAVPPVAALRTVQPSTAASLRRRNAIGLITTACGALLIAAAVGEPDLLFGAAPLLLVGLIVLTPLLALGLTGLLRSPLTRLAGVRGKLAVENARRNPRRTAATATTLMVGLAMVTAVTVAVTSVNRFDEREADRSMASDLRITAVDFGEVGQGTAARVARLADAEAVTSVIPTYFDLAGKTPLSVTAVDPAAVERAASLTVREGSLDRLDRGIAVTEELAAAHGWRLGSRVTGSFTSASGRTPDTRASLPVVAIYDGPEELTPALVSERALPRPAGAEGRPSIGSVLVKAAPGRTAALQEEIRRALDNPALLVQDRADARAAATARTAPFLNIMYAMLSVTVLIGALGVVNTMSMAVFERVREIGLLRAIGLDRGGIGSVLRLESVTISLFGSALGVVAGTAIGAAAVLGQEAVPLVIPWDRTALFFLASAAIGVLASLWPGRQAARIPMLEAIGADTE from the coding sequence ATGTTCCGCACCGCCCTGCGCACCCTCCGATCCCATCGGCTCCGTTTCGCGATGCCCGCCCTCGCCGTCGTGCTCGGGGTGGCCTTCGTGACCGGTTCGCTGCTCTACGGCGACTCCGTCAGAGCGGCCGTGAACCGCGCCCGGTCCAACTCCCAGCCCGATGCGTCCGTCTCCATCACCGCGGACCCCGCCGCGCCACACCGGCTCGACGACACGCTGCTGCGGCGGCTGCGCGCGCTGCCGTCGGCGGCCGCGGCGCGCGGCGTGGTGGAGGGCCGCTCCTTCCTCGTCGGCTCCGACGGCACTCTGGTCGGCGATCTGAACCAGGCCGCGGGCGTCAACTACGTGCCCGACGGCAGTGGCAAGGACATCCGCTATCCGCTCGCCGGGGGCCGTGGCCCCCGTGGCGCCGCCGAGATCGCCGTCGACCGGCGGACCGCCGAGCGGGCCGGGTACCGGGTCGGCGCCCGGGTGCGCATCGTCGTGGCGGGCACGGCACTCGACGCACGGCTGGTCGGCGTCTTCACCGCCCATGACAGCCGGGTGGACTCCGGTGGCACGCTCACCGCCTTCGACACCGCCACCGCGCAACGGCACTTCGCCCCCGCGCCGAAGGGCTACTCGGCGATCACACTGACCGCCGCCGAGGGCACATCGGACGCCCAACTCGCCCAGCGGGCACAGACGTCGCTGCCTTCCGGACTGCGGGCGGTCACCCGCGCCGAGCTGGAGTCCGGTGCCGCTCCCGCGGGTGACGCGGACAAGCTCACCACACTGCTGCTCAGCTTCGCCGGGATCGCCCTGTTCGTCTCCACCTTCCTGGTGGCCAACACCTTCACCATGCTCAGCGCGGCCCGCGCCCGGGAACACGCACTGCTGCGGGCCATCGGCGCCACCACCAACTACGTGATGCGCATGGTCCTGACCGAGGCCGCCGTGGTGGGCACGGCCGCGTCGGCCATCGGCTACGGTCTCGGCGTCGGCGTCGCACATCTGCTGGGCGGCCTGTTCGACGCCGCCGGAGCGGGGAACGCCACCGTGCCCGCGCTGTCCGCCGAACCGCTGCTCGCGGCCTTCGCCGTGGGCATCGGTGTCACCGTCCTCGCGGCCTACCTCCCGGCCCGCCGGGCGGCGGCCGTACCGCCCGTGGCGGCGCTGCGGACCGTCCAGCCGTCCACCGCCGCCTCGCTGCGCCGCCGCAACGCCATCGGGCTGATCACCACCGCGTGCGGCGCGCTGCTGATCGCCGCCGCCGTCGGCGAGCCGGACCTCCTCTTCGGCGCCGCGCCCCTGCTGCTGGTCGGGCTGATCGTCCTCACCCCGCTGCTCGCCCTGGGCCTCACCGGGCTGTTGCGCTCCCCGCTGACCCGGCTGGCGGGCGTCCGGGGCAAGCTGGCGGTGGAGAACGCCCGCCGCAATCCACGGCGTACGGCGGCCACCGCGACCACCCTGATGGTCGGTCTGGCGATGGTCACCGCGGTCACCGTGGCCGTCACCTCGGTGAACCGCTTCGACGAGCGGGAGGCCGACCGCTCCATGGCCTCGGACCTGCGCATCACGGCCGTCGACTTCGGGGAGGTCGGCCAGGGCACGGCGGCCCGGGTGGCGCGGCTCGCCGACGCCGAGGCCGTCACCTCCGTCATCCCCACCTACTTCGACCTCGCCGGCAAGACCCCCCTCTCGGTCACCGCGGTCGACCCCGCCGCGGTGGAACGCGCCGCGTCGCTCACGGTCCGGGAGGGGTCGCTGGACCGCCTCGACCGGGGCATCGCCGTCACCGAGGAACTGGCCGCCGCCCACGGCTGGCGGCTCGGCTCCCGTGTCACCGGAAGCTTCACCAGTGCGAGCGGGCGTACGCCGGACACCAGGGCCAGTCTGCCCGTCGTCGCGATCTACGACGGCCCGGAGGAGCTGACCCCCGCCCTCGTCTCCGAGCGCGCCCTGCCACGTCCGGCCGGCGCCGAGGGCCGGCCGAGCATCGGCTCGGTCCTGGTCAAGGCGGCCCCCGGCCGCACCGCCGCGCTCCAGGAGGAGATCCGACGCGCCCTGGACAACCCGGCGCTGCTCGTCCAGGACCGCGCCGACGCGAGGGCCGCCGCCACCGCGCGGACCGCGCCGTTCCTGAACATCATGTACGCCATGCTCAGCGTCACCGTGCTGATCGGCGCCCTCGGGGTGGTCAACACCATGAGCATGGCCGTCTTCGAGCGGGTGCGGGAGATCGGGCTCCTGCGGGCCATCGGGCTGGACCGCGGTGGCATCGGATCCGTGCTGCGCCTGGAGTCGGTGACCATCTCCCTCTTCGGCTCCGCGCTCGGTGTCGTCGCCGGTACGGCCATCGGCGCGGCGGCGGTCCTCGGCCAGGAGGCCGTTCCGCTCGTCATCCCCTGGGACAGGACGGCCCTCTTCTTCCTCGCGAGTGCCGCGATCGGCGTGCTGGCCTCGCTCTGGCCGGGCCGTCAGGCCGCGCGCATCCCGATGCTGGAGGCCATCGGCGCGGACACCGAGTGA
- a CDS encoding cytochrome d ubiquinol oxidase subunit II, translating to MLADTVLAVMWLGLMCYALFAGADFGAGLWDLVAGGSRRGRPQRALIEHAIGPVWEANHVWLIFVVVMLWSGFPEVFAAVMSTLYLPLTLAALGIIARGAAFAFRKASTQLWQQRLFGACFATSSVVTPFFLGTVAGGVASGRVPPGLAAGSTVTSWLNPASFLGGVLAVVTCAHLAAVYLCADAARGGGPDLVRAFRRRALASGLAAGAVALAGIAVLHADAPRLFHGLTHRALPLVVLSAVTGVAGLVLLMRSLWGWARAAAALAVALIVWAWGVAQYPLMLVPDLTVARAAAPPSVLAAVLIVFAVGALLLIPSLGWLYALFQRPETGTTAGVEEAR from the coding sequence ATGCTCGCGGACACCGTCCTGGCGGTGATGTGGCTGGGTCTGATGTGCTACGCCCTCTTCGCCGGCGCCGACTTCGGGGCGGGGCTGTGGGATCTGGTGGCCGGTGGCAGCCGTCGCGGGCGGCCGCAGCGCGCACTGATCGAGCACGCCATCGGACCGGTCTGGGAGGCCAACCACGTGTGGCTGATCTTCGTGGTGGTGATGCTGTGGAGCGGCTTCCCCGAGGTGTTCGCCGCCGTGATGTCCACCCTCTATCTGCCGCTGACCCTGGCGGCGCTCGGCATCATCGCGCGCGGCGCCGCGTTCGCGTTCCGCAAGGCCAGCACCCAGCTGTGGCAGCAGCGGCTGTTCGGGGCCTGCTTCGCCACGTCCTCGGTCGTCACGCCCTTCTTCCTGGGCACGGTCGCCGGTGGTGTGGCCTCCGGGCGCGTACCCCCGGGCCTCGCCGCGGGCAGTACGGTCACCAGCTGGCTCAATCCGGCGTCCTTCCTCGGCGGTGTGCTGGCCGTGGTGACCTGCGCCCATCTGGCCGCCGTCTATCTGTGCGCGGACGCGGCGCGCGGCGGCGGGCCCGACCTGGTGCGGGCGTTCCGGCGGCGGGCCCTGGCCAGCGGGTTGGCCGCGGGTGCCGTGGCGCTGGCGGGCATCGCCGTGCTGCACGCCGACGCGCCACGGCTGTTCCACGGACTCACCCATCGCGCCCTGCCCCTGGTGGTGCTGTCGGCCGTCACCGGAGTGGCCGGGCTGGTCCTGCTCATGCGGTCGCTGTGGGGCTGGGCCCGGGCCGCCGCCGCCCTCGCCGTGGCCCTCATCGTCTGGGCCTGGGGCGTGGCGCAGTACCCGCTGATGCTGGTCCCGGACCTCACCGTGGCACGGGCGGCCGCACCGCCGTCGGTGCTGGCCGCCGTGCTGATCGTGTTCGCGGTCGGGGCGCTGCTGCTGATCCCGTCCCTGGGCTGGCTCTACGCGCTCTTCCAGCGCCCGGAGACCGGCACGACGGCGGGGGTCGAGGAGGCGCGCTGA
- a CDS encoding FHA domain-containing protein has product MTTPPGSDRPATGRAPAARRPATGRPAAGGRPLPAAHGSLARGVTAPVPGTAFALALTGGMTLGPGDGRELLFGRNRPEVHICVGEDDPQVSRCQGRLTHRHGRWWVANNGRLPLRFPSRLLFTGEEPLPLETGYTPLFVRGSRDREHLLEVFVSGPETERPVALPGDVTRPPRVWVLSDEEKLALVVLGQRYLLHEPRPQPLTWRQTASQLAELRPAEGWSEKRVEHLVNRVRTMLSRDGVPWLTREEVGEPVGNALNDHLIRALMMSTTLVPPDLALIDAA; this is encoded by the coding sequence ATCACAACACCTCCCGGCAGCGACCGTCCTGCCACCGGGCGGGCACCCGCCGCCCGTCGCCCCGCCACCGGCCGTCCCGCCGCGGGCGGCCGCCCGCTGCCCGCCGCGCACGGCAGCCTGGCCCGCGGGGTGACCGCGCCGGTGCCGGGCACCGCCTTCGCGCTCGCCCTGACCGGTGGCATGACCCTCGGCCCCGGTGACGGCCGTGAGCTGCTCTTCGGGCGGAACCGCCCCGAGGTGCACATCTGTGTGGGCGAGGACGATCCACAGGTCAGCCGCTGCCAGGGCAGACTGACCCACCGCCACGGCCGCTGGTGGGTCGCCAACAACGGCCGGCTGCCGCTCCGGTTCCCGTCCCGGCTGCTCTTCACCGGCGAGGAGCCACTGCCCCTCGAGACCGGCTACACCCCGCTGTTCGTCCGGGGCTCGCGCGACCGTGAGCATCTGCTGGAGGTCTTCGTCAGCGGCCCCGAGACCGAGCGGCCGGTGGCCCTGCCCGGGGATGTCACCCGCCCGCCCCGCGTATGGGTGCTCAGCGACGAGGAGAAGCTCGCGCTCGTCGTCCTCGGCCAGCGGTATCTGCTCCACGAGCCCAGGCCGCAGCCCCTCACCTGGCGGCAGACCGCCTCCCAGCTCGCGGAGTTGCGCCCGGCAGAGGGCTGGAGCGAGAAGCGCGTCGAGCACCTGGTCAACCGGGTCCGCACGATGCTGTCCCGCGACGGAGTGCCCTGGCTGACCCGCGAAGAGGTCGGCGAACCGGTCGGCAACGCGCTCAACGACCATCTGATCCGGGCCCTGATGATGTCGACCACGCTCGTCCCCCCGGACCTGGCCCTGATCGACGCCGCCTGA
- a CDS encoding serine/threonine-protein kinase translates to MAEAGDKVADRYLLQEPIGRGGMGVVWLAHDELLDRQVAVKCARPDDDRAVGRLTNEARNAARLHHPHIVSVFDFVDEGEICWIVMEYVSGGSLADMVRARVALPPEEAAAIGCQIAAALAKSHAEGVVHGDVTPENVLITEDGVAKLTDFGISRALWSEATMTQTGGVRGKPPYLPPEVARGEAADRKSDVFSLGATLYAAIEGRSPYGEASHPMAYVARAIEGYIETPHRAGPLADALTKLLHLEPRRRPAADQAVRLLRRVAPSSTPIEDTEGPHDGDTLDRTPFTMRLVPPSVRGARRRPGRRVVITAAALVTAAVLVGWATLFGPWGGGRSDESGGSGKDGGRGTSGTADSATRTGPAGTIGDARTADPCKLLNPASLSRFGETVLDPDYGEIDRCDVLLQGESGDDIADVQLNFSADPPEPGGDVPTRRVGNVTVGAYQRDGDECLRNIASADHKQIWIITERLDAPAPDPCQLGDAATDYVVSVLDRGQVPRRSGQPVASSLLRGHACRVLDGDELKRVAGVRVADRDPGFGDWQCEWTDGSGDAGVKVVFNRDNQFTTDDGQSAVIAGRRGSVSPNEWDDDSCLVRVLHRSYRNSLGDDTVEFMSLNVYGPESTGKVCKTAKALAAAAAKKLPAS, encoded by the coding sequence ATGGCGGAGGCCGGTGACAAGGTCGCCGACCGATATCTCCTCCAGGAGCCCATCGGGAGAGGTGGGATGGGCGTCGTCTGGCTGGCGCACGATGAACTGCTGGACCGCCAGGTCGCGGTGAAGTGTGCCCGTCCGGACGACGACCGCGCGGTGGGGCGCCTGACCAACGAGGCGCGCAACGCCGCACGGCTGCACCATCCGCACATCGTCTCGGTGTTCGACTTCGTGGACGAGGGCGAGATCTGCTGGATCGTCATGGAGTACGTGTCCGGGGGCAGCCTCGCGGACATGGTGCGCGCCCGTGTCGCGCTCCCTCCGGAGGAGGCGGCCGCCATCGGCTGCCAGATCGCCGCCGCGCTGGCGAAGTCGCACGCCGAGGGCGTGGTGCACGGCGATGTCACCCCGGAGAACGTCCTGATCACCGAGGACGGGGTCGCCAAGCTGACCGACTTCGGCATCTCCCGGGCGCTGTGGAGCGAGGCCACCATGACCCAGACGGGCGGGGTGCGCGGCAAACCGCCGTATCTGCCGCCCGAGGTGGCCAGGGGAGAGGCGGCCGACCGGAAGTCCGATGTCTTCTCACTGGGCGCGACCCTCTACGCGGCGATCGAGGGGCGGTCCCCGTACGGCGAGGCATCGCATCCCATGGCCTATGTGGCGCGGGCCATCGAGGGCTATATCGAGACCCCGCACCGGGCCGGTCCGCTGGCGGACGCGCTCACCAAGCTGCTGCATCTGGAGCCGAGGCGGCGCCCCGCCGCCGACCAGGCCGTACGGCTGCTGCGACGGGTGGCGCCGTCGTCCACGCCGATCGAGGACACCGAGGGCCCGCACGACGGCGACACGCTGGACCGCACCCCCTTCACGATGCGCCTGGTGCCGCCGTCCGTCCGGGGGGCCCGGCGCCGCCCGGGCCGCCGGGTGGTCATCACCGCGGCCGCGCTGGTCACCGCCGCGGTCCTGGTGGGCTGGGCCACCCTCTTCGGCCCCTGGGGCGGCGGGCGCTCCGACGAGAGCGGCGGGTCAGGGAAGGACGGCGGGCGTGGCACGTCCGGTACGGCCGACTCGGCGACCCGGACGGGACCGGCCGGCACCATAGGCGACGCGCGGACCGCCGATCCCTGCAAGTTGCTCAACCCGGCCTCGCTCAGCCGCTTCGGCGAGACCGTGCTCGACCCGGACTACGGCGAGATCGACCGGTGCGATGTCCTGCTGCAGGGCGAGAGCGGCGATGACATCGCCGACGTCCAGCTCAACTTCAGCGCCGATCCGCCGGAGCCGGGTGGCGATGTGCCCACCAGAAGGGTCGGCAATGTCACCGTCGGCGCGTATCAGCGCGATGGCGACGAGTGCCTGCGGAACATCGCGTCCGCCGACCACAAGCAGATCTGGATCATCACCGAGCGGCTCGACGCCCCGGCGCCCGACCCCTGCCAGCTGGGCGACGCCGCCACCGACTACGTGGTCAGCGTGCTGGACCGCGGCCAGGTCCCCCGGCGTTCCGGGCAGCCGGTGGCGAGCTCCCTGCTCCGGGGACACGCATGCCGGGTGCTGGACGGCGATGAGCTCAAGCGGGTCGCCGGTGTCCGGGTGGCGGACCGCGACCCGGGCTTCGGGGACTGGCAGTGCGAGTGGACGGACGGCTCGGGCGACGCGGGGGTGAAGGTGGTGTTCAACCGGGACAACCAGTTCACCACGGACGACGGACAGTCGGCGGTCATCGCCGGCAGGCGGGGCTCGGTGTCGCCGAATGAGTGGGACGACGACTCATGCCTGGTCCGGGTGTTGCACCGGTCGTACCGCAACTCCCTCGGCGACGACACCGTCGAGTTCATGTCGTTGAACGTCTACGGACCGGAGTCCACCGGAAAGGTCTGCAAGACCGCCAAGGCGCTCGCCGCCGCGGCCGCGAAGAAACTCCCGGCATCATGA